Sequence from the Parvicella tangerina genome:
GATAAAATAGAAGATTACGAGTTGAGCCCATCTTTATGTGGTATGCGTCATTATGAAAATGATCAAGTAAGCGTTGATAAACACCATAAAAACATCAATAAGCTGCTCAGAGAATACCTCGCACTTGAAGAAACAATCGTTTGGAAAGGGAGAGGTAGAGATAGTAACGAGGAAGCCTTTGTTTTGATGGAAAATGGCGTCTATAAAGGCTACGGATTTGTTGATTTATCTCACTCTGTAACTTCAGTTACAGATCTCAAAACCTTTATAAAACCTAAGCATGAGACATTAATGGTGAAGAAGATCCTGGCATCAAGAAAAATAAATAAGTTAAAGCGTGTTGAAATACCTCAGTAGCGTTAATTTTGTTACTAATCTAAAAGGAATAAAAATGAAAAATTTTGTTATCGTTTTGTTAGCGCTTTCCACTGTGTTTGTAGCTTGTAACAATACCGATTCGGGAGAGGCAGCTTCCACAGAAGAAGTGATGAATAAACAGCAGCGTGTTTCTAAGGCTACGTTCAAAGCTTTTTTAGATGAACATGGTGATGAAGTCCAGCTTGTTGATGTTCGAACTCCAGAAGAGTATGGTGCTGGTACAATTGATGGGGCGAAAAACATGGATTTTTATGGTCCTAATTTTGCCTCAGAGCTCGAGTCTCTGGATAAAGATAAGCCAGTAATGATCTTTTGTAAGTCAGGTGGGAGAAGCGGTCAAACTCTGGAAATGATGAAAGAAATGGGGTTCTCTACTGTTCTTGAGTTAGAAGGAGGATATAGCGGATGGGAGTAAACCGTTCTTACCGTTACTTCATTAATTTCTGCCATTCATACATTTCTCTGTCCCTTATCAGTTCAATTATCTGAGTTTTCCGTTGGAAATGTTATTTTTGTGGTTTAAAACCAAGAAACTGTGAGGAACTTTTTAATTGTTGTAATGGTATTTCTTTCGGCTATAGCTGTAGCTCAGAAAGGAACTATTCGAGGGACGATTTTCGATAAATCAAGTGGTGAACCCGTTATTTTTACGAATGTTTATGTGGAGGAGCTTGAGACAGGAGCATCATCCGATGTCAATGGGGTTTATCAAATTGGTCCAATCCCAGCAGGAACCTATACATTGGTCGTCTCAAATGTAGAGTATGAGACGTATAAAACGACCGTTGAACTTGAAAAAGGAAAGATCAAAATAGAGAATATCTATTTATCTCAGGGACAGGAATTAAATCAGTTGGATGTGAGTGCTGAAAAGCAGAATGCTCGTAATAATGTAAATCCATCAACTATTAAGGCTACGAAAAAGGAGATTTCTGCCGTTGTTTCCACGGGAGGTGAGCCTGACTTGGCAACTTATTTCCAGACAGTTCCAGGTGTTGTTACTACTGGGGATCAGGGTGGACAGATGTATATTCGCGGGGGGTCTCCTGTACAGAATAAAGTACTTTTAGATGGAATGATTATTTATAATCCATTTCACTCTATTGGTTTCTTCTCCGTGTTTGATACAGAATTAATCAAGAATGCAGACATCTATACTGGTGGTTTTGGTTCTGAATACGGAGGGAGAATTTCCTCTGTTATGGACGTGTCAACAATTGACGGAAATAAAAAACGATTAGCAGGAAAAGTTTCGGTTAACCCTTTTGGTGCAAAATTAACACTTGAGGGTCCTTTGAAGAAGTTGAAGGAAGATGACCTGAATTCAGGAACAATATCGTATGTGTTCTCGGCAAAAACATCATACTTGGAGCAAACATCAAAGCTTCTTTATTCCTACGTGGATACGGCAGGGTTGCCATTCAACTACACGGATGTTTTCGGTAAGATTACGTTCAGTAATCCAAATGGGAGTAAATTCAATGTATTCGGTTACAACTTCAGGGATAAAGTTAAATGGCAGGCACTTTCTAACCTCAACTGGAACTCTTATGGTTTAGGCTCTAACTTTGTTCTGTTGCCAACTGGTTCTCCAGTTCAGATTGCTGGTAAATTGGGGTATTCAAACTATCAGATTGCCATGTCTGAGTATGATGCGCTTACTGGCGAATCAGATACCACGCGAACGAGTGGTGTGAATAACTTTAACTTAGGCTTTGACTTTAAGTACTTCATTAGGGAGGACGTGATTAAGTACGGAATTGAAGTTAGTGGTTTTGCAACAAATTTCTCTTACATTAACTCTGTGGGGAGAACAATTGAGCAAGATGCTAACACAACTGAAATTGGCGCTTATTTTGATTATAAAATCAATCGAGGTCTACTTGTGATTAATCCTGGGTTTAGAGCGCAGTATTATGCTTCTTTGGGTAATTTCAGTCCTGAACCAAGGTTGGGAATAAAGTATAATGTTAACGAGAACTTTAGGATCAAAGCAGCTGGTGGCGTTTATTCTCAAAACTTGATTGCAGCGAACTCAGATCGGGATGTGGTGAATCTCTTCTATGGGTTTATCGCAGGTCCTGATAATTTGCAGGATCAAATCATTACACCAAACGGAGAAAAAGACAGAAAGCACTCTCTTCAAAAGGCAACTCATGCAATTGCTGGTTTTGAGCACGACTTGGGGAAGCATGTTTCGATCAATGTTGAAGGGTATTATAAGTGGTTCAATCAGTTAACGAATATCAATAGAAACAAGATCTACAGTGATAATTCAGATAATTTAGATAAACCTGATGTGCTGAAAAAGGACTTTATCATTGAAACGGGTTCCGCAAAGGGAGTTGATGCCGTTTTGAAGTATAGCACGGATCGCCTTTACATTTGGTTTGTTTACTCTTTGGGGAAAGTAGATCGTTGGAATGGCGTGGATACTACCTATGCTCCAATTTTTGACAGAAGACATAACATCAACTTTGTGGGGACTTATTTCTTAGATAAGGATCACAAATGGGAAGTGGATTTAAGATGGAATTTTGGTTCAGGTTTGCCCTTCACGCAAACAGGAGGTTACTATCATAATATTGACTTTACGAGTGGAATTGGGACAGATGTAACTACTTCTAACACGAATGAGCTCGGGTTAATCTTTTCAGACCTAAATTCAGGAAGACTTCCTACTTACCACCGTTTAGACTTCTCGATAAAAAGGACCATTGAGATTAATGACCACTCCAAAATGGAGATTAATGCTAGTGTGACTAATGCGTACAGCAGAAAGAACATTTTTTATGTGGACCGGGTTACTTCTGAAAAGGTTTACCAATTGCCCATTCTTCCTAGTTTAGGTTTCAACTGGAGATTCTAGCTTTATATGTTTAGCGTTCGCAAGGCGTTATACGAAGATTATTATGCCATTCTATCATTGGCCGATGAACAACTTGGTAAAGGTTATCTTCAAGGAATATTGAAATTGGACACTCAGCATGTTGTATGGGTGGCTGAAAGACAATCACCTGATCAATTAGTTGGCTTTATCTTCCTCGCGCTAGGAAAGTCAAAGACCATGATCAAGTCTATAGCTGTTAAGAAATCTTTTCAGTCCAAGGGTGTAGGAAGGTTGTTGTTTAATGTGGCTATGAAAGAACTGGCTTCTAGTACCGATGAGTTTGAGGTTTTAGCATGGGAAAGGTCTGATACTGGCGAGGTGCCACTGGCTAGACTATTGAAAAAGTTTGGTTTTGTTCAAACAAGTCGTAAGAACAGTCAATGGCGTCAAGATAGTATAGGGAGAGGCTATGCGTGTCCATCTTGTGGGAATCCCTGTGAGTGCAATGCAGTTGTGTTTAGTATCCCCAGTTCTTACTTCTCAGAGAGTAACGATTAACAGCAAACTTAATTCTCGGGGTGATGTTAGAATAGTTGGAGGTAGCTTCTACAAAATAGACACCTATTCGCATTCTTGATCGCTGAACTTTAAAGACCTTCTCCAGTCCAATAAAACCTTCTAGGTATCTGTAGTTACTCTCCTTAATATAAAGTGCACTTGTTCCAGCAACAGCGTGAATGCCCAGTTTTTTTACAAACGGAATATAGTTAATAATAGCACCATTAAAGTGATGGGCAAAATGAACTCGAAGGTATTGGTCTCTCACGGTTAAGGTAGTGTCCTGAATTTGCATAGAAGCCATTAAGGAAGCAAAGAACCATTTATCACCTCTTGGAAATATGACCTGATCTACGTAGCGAAGATCATTTGTATTGATGAATTTTCCAGCTCTAATTCGGTAGCTCGATGTCCCTAGTGTTCCTAGTTTGAAACTTTGATTGACATCAGCAGAGATGTAAGAAAAGTCAATGTCGCTGCCAAAAAGTTTAGGAATTCCCCTTTCAAAGTAAAAGCTGAATGTAGGCCATTTACTTCCTAGAACCACTTTCCGGTTAGGCTCTGTCATATACTTTTGAAAAGGCGTATAGTTGAGTCCCAAAACAAATATAGAAGTTTGATAATTTTCAAATGTCAACGGAACATTTTGTCCCTCAAACCAGTCATCGGCCTCCGGATTGAATTTATACTTGTCAATGGCGTGTCTATCAATATATCTGAACTGTAGATTCGCATAAAAGCCATTAAACAGTTCTCTGCTGGTAAAAGCGTTGAATCTGTTTTCTTCAATCCAGTTAGAACGCAGAAACAGGTTGCTTAAGGCATCATTTTCTACGATAGTATTGAATAGTTTACCCGTCCAAATGCCAGCGTACCCTGCATGCATGGGATCATACCTACCTCTTAAACTGAAGTCATATTTGATGTCACCATTTCTTAATCCAATATCAACTCCAGGGCTGACAGAAATGTATTTTTCATTTTCCCACTTTTTAAACAAAGTGAAGTCTGGCCCAACTCGTAATCCACCTATCTCAAAAGGGTCGAGTAGTCCTGCAAGTGATGAAAAGTACATATACCTTTTTTTCTTGCGGTTGGAAAACTCAATGCCGTCCCATAATACATCTAGAAGGGTTATTCTATTGAACACGGAATCAACAGAGTCAAGGTAGCGATCACTATTTTGATAGGCATAAATACTGTCCTTTATGCGCTGAAAGTTTTGTTCTTCAATGGTAAGCGGTGCTGGTCGAATTTTCTCCCAATAACTAGTGTCTTGGTCATAGGCTTCTTGCGTAGTAACCGCAACTTCATTTTTAAAATATCTTTTTTCAAAGGTGGGGTTGATAACATAATCAGTATACGTGACAACTGTATTTCCTTCAAAATCAGACCTATTGGTCTTTGAGGTGTACGTAAATTCCTGGCGTTTTAAAGTGTGAATGGAATCTTCAAGAAATTGGTAGGTTTGCTTGATGTTAAAGTCGTTGTAAAGGATAAGTCCGCCTTTGTCTAGTGAAAGGTCAACTTGAGTGATGTTAAAGGATTTATCCATGATCCATATAAAACCTTCCCACGAAGCATTTCCAGATTTTCTAGGGGTTACTTTTATTTTGTAGATCTTTCGTGTTCCTTCAAATGTGGTTTCTACCAATTTGAATTTATAAGTGAGCACACTTGAGAAGTGTAGCGGACTTACGACTGGCAGAACGTTTAGGTTTTCCAGAGACATTAAGTTATCGTAGAAATTAAACACAGCCTCACTGGTGTTGAGAAAAAAGAGTCCGTAACTGCTACCATACTTTTTATAACCCTCTCGAATCTCTTTAATTTTATTGGGTTGCTGAAAATGTCTTACTAAGTTAATTTCAACCATGTTCATATTGGGTTGTTTCAACTTATTAGCCGCTTGCTCTTTCTTTTCGGCAGTAGCAAATACATCTTCGTCTTGACTGTTTTCAGCCGCTTCCAACTCTTTTTCAGCCTCTTTTTGTCGTTTCTTTTTCTCTTTTTCAGAAATGACCTCTTTTGCTTTGATGTAAACTTTGCATGAGGAGCTGTTAAACTGATTGTTCCATCGGTCTTTTTGACTGATCGCACTTGCGATGATGCCGTAGGCGGGGTCTCTTTTTTTTGAGTTGACGATAACTTCTTCCAGTTCATTCTCATCGGTGACGAGCCAAACATTTTTGTTCACTTCATTAGTGCCTTCAATGATTACTTTAATCTCCTCTGTTTCATAACCTATACTGGAAAAAACAATGTCATAGACGCCTGGGTCCGTAAAGCGTAAAAAATATTTTCCATCAGCATCGGTGGTGGTTCCTGAGCCTTGATTCTTTACATAGATATTCACAAAAGGAATCCCTGCATTGGTCTCGTCCTGGACAAAACCGCTCAGGCTTTGCGCAATTGTTGAGCCAAGCAAAAGTATGGAGATGACTGATAGTAGGTACTTCACAGGAGCTAAAGATATCTAAATATTAACTATAATTAGCCCGAAATATTTGGTTACAGTTTTAAATATTCTACCAACTCCTTGTCTAATGTTGCTCCTCGATCCTCCAGATACCATTTTTGCAATTGTACCTGAAACTCTTCCGTTGAGACTTGTGGGTTGTTTTTGTTGTTCATAACCATTTTCTGTGCAGGTCTTGGTCTAGGTCCCCAATGACTAGCGTACTCCATATCGGAATTCATGGCTACAAAAATTGGAATTGAGCGACTTCCGTTGGTCAAGAAGTGATCCATGATTTCAGGATGCTCGTCACGGAGCGCTATCCTGAGGTCAACCTCTTTTATGGCTTCCGCTAGGTTGGCAATCATCGGAACAATGTTTCCAGCATCGCCACACCAAGCTTCAGTGATCAATAACCAGTTTTTTCGAGAACTATTTGCCGCTGTGGACTTTAGTTCGTCTGAAGGAAAAAGGGTTTTTAATCCTCTTTTTGTGCGGGCCAGAGAGAGTTTGGTATAGTGCAGATAGGCTTCATTTTGATTTGCGCCAGTAGTTTTTCCTTTGGCGAACAAATCTAGTGAAAGTTGATAGTAAGATGGAAAATCAGGTAGTTCTTTAAATTTTTTTTTCGTTATGATCATTTTGTTGACTTTACAACTGTTTTCGCAACACGATTGTTATCATTATAGAAGACAAAACTATAAACTCCTTGAGATAGTGACGAAGTAAAAACCTGCGTATAATTAACACCTACTTTCATTCCCGTGATCACATCTTCCATGACTTTTTTTCCAGACACGTCAAACGCCTCGAAATTAATGTCGGTTTCTTCATTCAGGTAAATCTGAAAAGTGATGTCATTTTGAGTAGGGTTGGGGTAGGCACTCATGATGATAAATTCTTCATAAACAAGCTCTTCAAGACCGTTAGACATGTGGATCGGTTGATCGGGTGCAAGAGGGGGGTTAGGAGTCGTCCTCGAAGAATAGCCATTAGATTGTTGTGCACATGTTTCTCCATCTAGCACCATATAACCATCTGCAAAGTATTGACCGCTGTTAGGGTCTTCAATGTCATCCATATAATAGAAATCATACTGAAGTTTAGTTTTACTCACATCCATGATCCCATATCCCTTTTCAGCAAGGTTAATATATTGCATGTGAGAGTTCATAGACTGGATCAAACCAGGACCTACATTGAAGGGAAAGCTAGTAGATGTTACACTAGTCACCACAAATTCAACCCCTGCTGATCCGGTACAACTTCCTGCATCGTAATTATCATACGGAATATCGTTCACCCAAGAAGTATGAATGTCACCTGTTAATACAATGAAGTTACGGACGTTGCTATCTGCAACAACGTTCATGAGTTGCTCTCTTTCGTAGTTATAGCCATCCCACTGGTCATAATTCACAGCTAAACCAAACACCTCTAAAGGAGCAAACATCACCTGATTACCAACAATATTCCATTGAGCTGTGGAGTTGGTAAGGTTATTAACAAGCCAATTATATTGAGTTGGACCTAATATTGATCTGGTTGGGTCATCAGCTTCGGCAGCCCCCGCTTGTTCATCTCGTCCTTCAATACGCGTGTCAACCATAGGAAGATTGATTAGATCACCAAACTGAAAATCCCTGTAAATACTAATTTCACCAGGTTGAGGTGTCCTTATTGGAAGCCATTCATGGTAAGCCTGACCAGAAGCACTTAATCGGTCAGTCCATGCACCTTCAGTACCAGGGTCATGGTTTTCGGCCCCATCGTGATAAGCATCATTTGCCGATTCATGATCATCCCAAACAGTAATAAATGGATAGTTTTGGTGCAGTTTTCTTAGGTCCTGATCTAGTTTGTAGTGAGAGTGACGTAGTCGGTAGTCAGATAATGTAATGATCTCGTTTGCTGGAACGACTTCTTCCCGACCAATAGAGTTACCACTTGTACCATATTCATAAAGGTAATCACCAAGGTGAAGTATGCAGTCAATATCATTTCGCTCCTTTAAATATCGGTATGGGGTAAAGTATCCCACTTCATAATTTGAGCATGAAACTACTCCAAACCTTAGGCTATCAACATCCCCAGCAGGTGCCGTGCGTGTTCGTCCTCTTAACGAGTAATGATCTAGTGCATAGAAGTCATAGTAGTACCAATTGTTCTCAGACAAACCGGTTGCATCTACTTTAAAAGTCCAGTCTTTACTAGACTTAGCATAACCAGATCCGCTACTCACCACATTCATCATCGTAGTGTCTGTAGCAACTCTCCATTCTACGAGAACAGAGTCTGCCGATAAGGTGTCGTCTGTTATTCTTGTCCATAAAATCACACGATCAGTCAACGGATCACCAGATGCTACTCCATGATAAAAAGGGTACAAATCTGTTATACCTTTTTCTCTTAAATAGTCTGATTGAGCGTTTCCTGCCCCATATAGTAAAAAGAATAAGATAAAGGAGAAGACGAAACTACGAGATCTCATTTTTAGTATTTTATTATTGACTTCGTAACTTTATACTGACCTGTTGAAATGACAAAATGATAAGTCCCTTTTTCTAGGTTGTCGATATTCAGTTGAGCATAATTCACACCGACATGTACATTAGTCATTTTATCTTCAAAGACCTTTTTACCCATCATATCATAAACTTGTATGATTACAGGTTGTTCTTTTTCAGCATACATCTGAAAAGTCACTTTTTCATTTGCTGGATTAGGATAAGCTCCAAGGACTACAAAAGCTGGTGCTTCGTGCTCTTCAACCGAGGCAGCTGGATCTTGAGGTTGAGGTGCAAAAAATGGTGCGGGGCCAGGACGTGATGATGAACCTGATGCTTGATTAGCGCAATGTTCTCCATCATTTACATAGTAACCGTCCGCATAGAATTCATTCGTATTGACATCAGAGATGTCGTCCATATAGTAGAAGTCAAATTGTGTTCTATTCTTATTGACATCCAAAACACCATAACCTCTTTTATTAAGATTCACATACTGACAATGTGAGTTACTTGCTTGGATAATACTACCACCTACGCCAAGATCAAATCCAGGTGAAGTAACGCTGGTAACCACAAATTCTACGCCAACGGATCCCGTACAAGAAGAGGCGTCATAGCCGCTCCCTGGAAGATCATTTACCCAAGAGGTGTGAATATCACCTGTAAGCACGATAAAATTGTCAACGCTGTCTGCCACAAAATCAAACAACTTCTGTCTTTCATAATTGTATCCATCCCATTGATCATAATTGACGGGAGTTCCGAAAGCTTCCAACGGAGCCATCATAACCTGATTACCTACAATATTCCATTGTTTAGATGAATTCTCTAAATTATTGTGAAACCAGTCATATTGAGTAGCTCCAAGCATCGTTCGGGTAGAGTCATTCGCCTCAGCAGCTCCTCCCTGTTCATCACGGCCTTCGATTCTTGTATCTATCATAGGAAGGTTTAAAAGATCTCCAAATTCAAAAGAACGATAGATTTGGATATCTCCAGGCTGAGGTGATCTAATTGGTAGCCATTCGTGATATGCTTGTCCAGAAGCGCCTAAACGATCCGTCCAAAGTCCTTCAGTAGCAGGGTCGTGATTCTCAGCACCATCATGGTAAGAGTCATTAGCAGATTCGTGATCATCCCATACGACAATGAAAGGATATTGTTGATGAAGTTTTCTCAAATCCTCATCCAGTTTATAATGAGAATGTCTGATTCTGTAATCCTCGAGAGTAATGATCTCATTGGTTGGCTCATATTCACGTCCCGATATATTATTAGAATAACCACCTACCTCATATTCGTAAATGTAATCTCCGAGATGCAGAATACAATCAATATCATTTCTATTCATGAGGTGACGATAGGCTCCAAAATAACCATGTTCATAGCTAGAGCATGATACCACTCCAAAACGGAGACTGTCAATATCACCAACTGGTGCCGTTTTCGTTCGGCCAATAATTGAGTGCTCACCTAGAGATTCGAAATCGTAATAATACCAAGAGCCTGGTTGTAATCCAGTTGCGTCAACTTTATATGTCCAGTCAGCACTTGCTTTCGCATATCCAGTTCCACTATTGACAATGTTGGTCATCAGTGTATCAGTTGCAATCCTCCAGTTCACTTGAACAGAATCTGCGGTTAGTGTGTCATCAGTTACTCTGGTCCATAAGATAACGGCATCATCAAGTGGGTCTCCAGATGCTACGCCATGATAGAAAGGGTAGAGGTCAATAACTCCTTTTTCTCTTAGAACTTCATTGTTTACTTGAGCGATTGCGTTTGAGGTTAGGGTTATCGCCACAAGGAACGTAAAAATAGATCTCATTATTAGTTGTTTACTGTTGTTAATAGCTATAGGGTCAAACTGAGATATCCTAAAAGTAAAGGGAACAAGGAACCTAGAAGTCGCTACTCATCATACCCTTACTGGTTATCAACGTTATGACATCTTGTCAAAGATAAGAAGATATCGTGTTCTTTTTAGCCGTTTCATAGAATTAACAATAAATTCATTTTTGAATAAGAACCAGATTGACAGGGTGGATATCGTTCAACTGACTTCGAATGGAGTAGAGTAGTGATGATTGTATATCATCGGACTTTTAGAACTAAGAAAAAAATGGAGAGATCAGCAAGAATAGGTAATAAACACTAAAACCGCTCAAAAAGATAATTCCAGCTATACTGAGGACCTTCATTGTTAGCCCAGGACTTTTGTCACCGATCTGATTTTTGGAAACCAACTTGAAATTAGCCCATGCAACAAAAGGTGCAATGATAAAGGACAATGTTTGTGCAAAATTTACAAGGAACTTAAATCCATCGGCATTATTTTCGAATAGAGCAATGACGATGAATGATCCAATAACCGTGATGGCTACACCTATTTGATATTTTCTTTCCGGTTTGTCATCTGAGTCATTCTTTTGAAAGAGCAAAGTAGTTACTCTTGTTAAGGCACGTCCATAGCCATCAAATATGGCTATACACGTTCCAAACATGATAGAAAAAGCTGCGGATGCAATGATCAAATAAGACCAGTCTCCAATTGCGGCTGTATACAAACTGATCACATCGTTGGCGAATCCTGCCATTCCTGGACTAAATTTTTGTCCTGTTCCAAACATGAGGAATGCCCCTAGTGTCACAAAACAAATAGACAGGAGGGCAGAGGCCCAGTAACCGATTCTAAAATCTAGCAGCGTTTCTTTTAATTTGGGTTGGTATCCTGTTTGTTTGATCCGTTCAACCGTCCAGAGACTATTCCATGCTGATAGGTCTACTGCTGTTGGCATCCAACCCATTAATGCGATCAGAAAAACAATATTATCACCTTCTGGGAACCAGGATAATTCAAAAAGGCCAGTATCCCCTGATCTACCATGGATCAATGTCATGATAAAAGCAAAAAGTGTTGAAACAACAAGGACAGTTCCGATGATTTTGATCAAACCATCCAGAACCTTATATTTTCCTGAAATGAGAATAGCTCCACAAACAGTAAAAATGATAGCCATAGCCGTGTAAGTGGAAGAGATGCCAAAAAGGTTTTGCATGAACCCTGTAGTTACTTTTCCAACAGCTGCACTCACAAAGAACATAGAACCGATGGTGATAATGAAATATCCCCAAATAAAAGGTTTTCCCAACTTTTTATAGCCATCAATGATACTCGTTCCTGTTGCATTAGCATATCGAGAACCGTATTCGAAAAAAGGGTACTTCAGTACATTGGCAATGATCACGGCCCAAAGTAAGCTGTAGCCATAATTAGCTCCGGCTTGCGTGGATTGCACCAAGTGAGAAACACCAATTGCTGTGGATGCAAACAGAATCCCTGGTCCTAATGTTTTCCAAATGTTTCTTTCTTGTGCTGAAGCCATAATAACGATGTACAATTCGTGAATTTAATATAATTTTGCGAAGATGTCTAATTCTTCATGTGCGCATATTCCAAGAGTAGGTGGAACAAAACTTATTCAAGATTATATTTCTGGTTCGGAGAAATTGAAACCATTTATTGAAGCATTTCCTGATCTGGATGAGCTTTTGGATAAAGCCAGTAGAAGAGTTTTTTCTGAGGAAGATCGAAAAACACTTTTTGATGCTGTAAGTAAACAGTATGAACAAGCAGGAATGATCACACCTTCAAATTGGTCTTCCATTAAACAGGAGAATGCTTTTACAATTACTACTGGTCATCAGCTCAGCCTTTTTGGAGGACCGAAGTATTTCATTTATAAAATAGTTTCAGTACTTAAGTTGGTGAAATCGTTGAATGAATCTCAACAAGAACTGAACTTTCTGCCCATATTCTGGATGGCTTCAGAAGACCATGATTTTGATGAAGTGAATCAAGTGAAGATTTTTGATCACGTTCTAAGCAGTAATCAACAGAAGACAGGTCCAATGGGTAGAATAGATCCTGATACCTTTGATTCCGTATTTGAAGAGTTAAAAGAAATT
This genomic interval carries:
- a CDS encoding alkaline phosphatase D family protein — translated: MRSIFTFLVAITLTSNAIAQVNNEVLREKGVIDLYPFYHGVASGDPLDDAVILWTRVTDDTLTADSVQVNWRIATDTLMTNIVNSGTGYAKASADWTYKVDATGLQPGSWYYYDFESLGEHSIIGRTKTAPVGDIDSLRFGVVSCSSYEHGYFGAYRHLMNRNDIDCILHLGDYIYEYEVGGYSNNISGREYEPTNEIITLEDYRIRHSHYKLDEDLRKLHQQYPFIVVWDDHESANDSYHDGAENHDPATEGLWTDRLGASGQAYHEWLPIRSPQPGDIQIYRSFEFGDLLNLPMIDTRIEGRDEQGGAAEANDSTRTMLGATQYDWFHNNLENSSKQWNIVGNQVMMAPLEAFGTPVNYDQWDGYNYERQKLFDFVADSVDNFIVLTGDIHTSWVNDLPGSGYDASSCTGSVGVEFVVTSVTSPGFDLGVGGSIIQASNSHCQYVNLNKRGYGVLDVNKNRTQFDFYYMDDISDVNTNEFYADGYYVNDGEHCANQASGSSSRPGPAPFFAPQPQDPAASVEEHEAPAFVVLGAYPNPANEKVTFQMYAEKEQPVIIQVYDMMGKKVFEDKMTNVHVGVNYAQLNIDNLEKGTYHFVISTGQYKVTKSIIKY
- a CDS encoding Nramp family divalent metal transporter gives rise to the protein MASAQERNIWKTLGPGILFASTAIGVSHLVQSTQAGANYGYSLLWAVIIANVLKYPFFEYGSRYANATGTSIIDGYKKLGKPFIWGYFIITIGSMFFVSAAVGKVTTGFMQNLFGISSTYTAMAIIFTVCGAILISGKYKVLDGLIKIIGTVLVVSTLFAFIMTLIHGRSGDTGLFELSWFPEGDNIVFLIALMGWMPTAVDLSAWNSLWTVERIKQTGYQPKLKETLLDFRIGYWASALLSICFVTLGAFLMFGTGQKFSPGMAGFANDVISLYTAAIGDWSYLIIASAAFSIMFGTCIAIFDGYGRALTRVTTLLFQKNDSDDKPERKYQIGVAITVIGSFIVIALFENNADGFKFLVNFAQTLSFIIAPFVAWANFKLVSKNQIGDKSPGLTMKVLSIAGIIFLSGFSVYYLFLLISPFFS